The genomic interval GCTTTTTTTGTCATCACCTCCCGGTGCCATTTAAAcgttcacgtgactcctGTATCTGTGTCCTGGACTAGTCTCCTAGTCATTCTTCCGGTGTCCTAGATCTTACCTCCAAACTTGCGAATCTCGTGTTTAGACAACTTGATTCCTCCAGCGGTGCTCTTACCAACCGAGTTGATTTTCAGACCTCGGTCTCGCTTGACaaccttcttctttcgaaTGGCAAACCGGTTGTCCACCGGAGCCGTCTTAGCCAGAATAATACCGGCCTCCTGGGCATGCTCTTgctcggccttgaccttgttctggaacttggagttgacCATTTTTCGAGTCAACATTGGCATGTTCTTCTGGAGCGGGATATGTTTGCCTCCCAGACTCTCAATTCGAGACGTCAGGGTCTTAAGACGAGCCTTACCAATGGGACCATCGTCCAGGAAGGAAATATCTGCTCCAGAGAAGCTAGACTGAGCAGCCTGAGAATGCAAAATCGAAGACTCGTTGATAAGTCGTTGCAGAGCCACGTCATTCTGCaggtcctccttctcctcctcctcttcctccttggtcttgggcACTCGTCTTTGAGTCTCACTGAGtagcttctccttctcctccttctggaccTCAGACAACGGTGTCTTCTTGCTCATGAACCGTTTCTTCTCGGCTTTTTCGTTGAAGTCCCTCGTAGAACGGTCGCTTCCAGTGAACCGGACAATCACaggtccttcttctttcttcgtttcttcctcctcctctttctcGCTCTCGGTGTCCATCTCATCGTCTGATGGCCGCTCCACATAAGTCTTGGAGAGCTCGACGAGATCCTCGTTGTCGTCAAAGTCATCATTGTTATCATCcgactcagactcagaatcttcatcctctttgtcgtcctcctttAGCCCCTCAACATGTCCAAACTGGGCCTCAAATGCTAGTCTCATTTTTCTGTGgtactccttctcggcgtcTTCCTTGGAGGTTTTTGCGGGTTTCGAGACCTTTCTGGAAGTATTTGTCGGTTTAACGGGTTTAGATTTGCTTGTTTTAGTCTTGACtgtcttcttggcctcctcaacaGCCTCCTTTTTGGTatcttccttcttcacttccttctccttgggcttctcctcgagcttcttctgggcagGTTTAGCAGGTTGGGCTTGCTCAGCAGGCACTGGTTTCTTCGCGGGG from Yarrowia lipolytica chromosome 1F, complete sequence carries:
- a CDS encoding uncharacterized protein (Compare to YALI0F05170g, similar to Saccharomyces cerevisiae FAF1 (YIL019W); ancestral locus Anc_7.192, some similarities with uniprot|P40546 Saccharomyces cerevisiae YIL019w); protein product: MLGGFNPFDLGDLAQGTKKAAPAKKPVPAEQAQPAKPAQKKLEEKPKEKEVKKEDTKKEAVEEAKKTVKTKTSKSKPVKPTNTSRKVSKPAKTSKEDAEKEYHRKMRLAFEAQFGHVEGLKEDDKEDEDSESESDDNNDDFDDNEDLVELSKTYVERPSDDEMDTESEKEEEEETKKEEGPVIVRFTGSDRSTRDFNEKAEKKRFMSKKTPLSEVQKEEKEKLLSETQRRVPKTKEEEEEEKEDLQNDVALQRLINESSILHSQAAQSSFSGADISFLDDGPIGKARLKTLTSRIESLGGKHIPLQKNMPMLTRKMVNSKFQNKVKAEQEHAQEAGIILAKTAPVDNRFAIRKKKVVKRDRGLKINSVGKSTAGGIKLSKHEIRKFGGKI